A window of Rhizobium acidisoli contains these coding sequences:
- a CDS encoding acyltransferase family protein, with protein sequence MNTGKQFFTALEALRGIAAIMVMFLHTGGTLGPIPVNISYLAVDLFFLLSGVVLANSYERQLATGQISPAGFLLQRIIRLYPVYLLSLPVGLVSYSVQFGFDYLTLIGLLLRAILFIPNAGTGGAFPLNGPSWSLFFELWAGVLFSILLVRLSSKTLLAIALGTAGITLYGALGGNFDIGHQAGYFGFGFSRILFSFSLGICLHRLYELRTLNEVNRGNTIGIFLCGCLIAITNIPASTFYGFPYFDLFICLVIFPAIVWGAMRTGQTGLVELAFRWLGIVSYPIYILHAPIFELLHLLRQKGFDLPASPAAGMVVVIAIFIMAGVVAIHFDEPVRKKLKTMIAPRPASELPAESRAGAS encoded by the coding sequence TTGAATACCGGAAAGCAATTTTTCACGGCTCTTGAAGCGTTGCGGGGAATCGCGGCCATCATGGTCATGTTCCTACACACCGGCGGCACGCTTGGTCCGATACCTGTCAATATCAGCTACCTTGCCGTTGATCTCTTCTTTCTCTTGAGCGGCGTCGTTCTTGCAAATTCATACGAAAGGCAACTGGCAACGGGACAGATTTCGCCTGCCGGATTTCTGCTGCAGCGGATCATTCGGCTTTATCCTGTTTATCTGCTTTCTCTTCCTGTTGGCCTTGTCAGCTATTCAGTTCAATTCGGCTTCGATTACCTTACCCTGATCGGCCTTCTGCTGAGGGCGATTCTGTTCATTCCAAATGCAGGCACGGGCGGCGCCTTTCCGTTAAACGGGCCGAGCTGGTCGCTCTTCTTCGAACTCTGGGCTGGAGTGCTGTTTTCCATTCTTCTCGTACGACTATCGTCCAAAACCTTGCTCGCCATCGCCCTCGGGACAGCGGGTATCACCTTGTACGGAGCCCTTGGAGGCAATTTCGACATTGGCCATCAGGCGGGCTACTTCGGATTTGGCTTTTCGAGAATTTTGTTCTCGTTCTCGCTCGGGATCTGCCTTCACAGGTTGTACGAGCTTCGGACGCTGAATGAAGTCAATAGAGGCAACACCATCGGCATTTTCCTCTGCGGTTGCCTGATTGCGATCACGAATATACCCGCAAGCACATTCTACGGTTTTCCCTATTTTGATCTTTTCATATGCTTGGTGATTTTCCCGGCCATTGTCTGGGGTGCGATGCGCACTGGGCAGACCGGCCTTGTCGAGCTGGCATTTCGTTGGCTGGGGATCGTTTCCTATCCGATTTATATCCTGCACGCGCCCATCTTCGAGTTGCTGCATTTGCTGCGGCAAAAGGGCTTTGACCTTCCTGCCTCCCCTGCAGCCGGTATGGTCGTCGTGATAGCGATTTTCATCATGGCCGGCGTCGTCGCCATTCACTTCGACGAGCCGGTGCGCAAAAAGCTCAAAACAATGATTGCGCCAAGACCAGCATCTGAGCTTCCCGCGGAGAGCCGCGCTGGAGCGAGCTAG
- the queA gene encoding tRNA preQ1(34) S-adenosylmethionine ribosyltransferase-isomerase QueA → MRVDLFDFDLPDERIALRPAEPRDSARLLVVNPHAESRPHAESVPHAESRPHAESAFSDHRVGDLPSFLRAGDALVFNDTKVIPAQLEGIRHRDGAGGQQVSATLHMRVGPSRWKAFAKPGKRIKEGDRIAFGHSGESCLLGSLDATVEEKGEAGEVTLAFDLSGPALDEAIAAVGHIPLPPYIAAKRPEDERDRADYQTIYAREEGAVAAPTAGLHFTPALFEALDRAGIERHFVTLHVGAGTFLPVKADDTADHKMHLESGTVSAETAARLNAVKARGGRIVCVGTTSLRLIESAAEESGEIRGWSGATGIFITPGYRFKAVDMLMTNFHLPRSTLFMLVSAFSGFETMHAAYKHAISTGYRFYSYGDASLLFRKDK, encoded by the coding sequence ATGCGCGTAGACCTTTTCGATTTCGATCTGCCGGATGAACGCATCGCGTTGCGGCCTGCCGAGCCGCGCGACAGCGCGCGCCTGCTCGTCGTCAATCCGCATGCGGAAAGCAGGCCCCATGCGGAAAGCGTACCCCATGCGGAAAGCAGGCCCCATGCGGAAAGCGCGTTCTCCGATCACCGCGTCGGGGATCTGCCATCCTTCCTGCGGGCGGGCGATGCGCTGGTCTTCAACGACACAAAGGTCATTCCCGCTCAGTTGGAAGGCATTCGCCATCGCGACGGCGCCGGCGGCCAGCAGGTGTCAGCAACGCTGCATATGCGCGTCGGCCCCAGCCGCTGGAAGGCCTTTGCCAAGCCCGGCAAGCGCATCAAGGAGGGCGACCGCATCGCCTTCGGTCATTCGGGTGAAAGCTGCTTGCTCGGTTCGCTCGATGCCACCGTCGAGGAAAAGGGCGAAGCGGGCGAAGTGACGCTTGCCTTCGATCTTTCCGGCCCGGCGCTCGACGAGGCGATCGCCGCCGTCGGCCACATTCCGCTGCCGCCCTATATCGCCGCCAAGCGTCCCGAGGACGAGCGCGACCGCGCGGACTATCAGACGATCTATGCCCGCGAGGAGGGCGCCGTCGCCGCGCCCACCGCCGGCCTGCATTTCACGCCCGCGCTGTTCGAAGCACTCGACAGAGCCGGCATAGAACGTCACTTCGTCACGCTGCATGTCGGCGCCGGCACCTTCCTGCCCGTCAAGGCCGACGATACCGCCGATCACAAGATGCATCTGGAAAGCGGCACTGTCAGCGCAGAGACCGCCGCCCGGCTGAACGCCGTCAAGGCAAGGGGCGGGCGCATCGTCTGCGTCGGCACCACCTCGCTGCGGCTGATCGAAAGTGCCGCGGAAGAAAGCGGCGAGATCCGCGGCTGGAGCGGCGCCACCGGCATTTTCATCACGCCCGGCTACCGTTTCAAGGCTGTGGACATGCTGATGACCAATTTCCACCTGCCGCGCTCGACGCTGTTCATGCTGGTCTCGGCCTTTTCAGGCTTCGAAACCATGCACGCGGCCTATAAACACGCCATTTCGACAGGCTACCGCTTCTACTCCTACGGCGACGCGAGCCTTCTTTTCCGGAAAGACAAATGA
- the tgt gene encoding tRNA guanosine(34) transglycosylase Tgt, with the protein MTENFQFTLKKTDAGARLGEISMPRGTIRTPAFMPVGTVGTVKAMYLDQVRETGADIILGNTYHLMLRPSAERVARLGGLHKLIRWEHPILTDSGGFQVMSLSGLRKLDEQGVTFKSHVDGSLHHMSPERSIEIQGLLGSDIQMQLDECVALPAEPREIERAMEMSLRWAERCRVAFGEQPGKAMFGIVQGGDIPALRVRSAQALSELDLKGYAIGGLAVGEPQDVMLQMLDTTLPVLPGEKPRYLMGVGTPDDILKSVARGIDMFDCVMPTRSGRHGLAFTRRGKVNIRNARHAEDMRPLDDQSNCPASRDYSRAYLHHLVRSNEALGGMLLSWNNLAYYQELMQGIRKAIAEGRFADFMAETMEEWARGDLDPV; encoded by the coding sequence ATGACAGAGAACTTCCAATTCACGTTGAAGAAGACCGATGCCGGCGCGCGCCTCGGCGAAATCTCCATGCCGCGCGGCACGATCCGCACGCCGGCCTTCATGCCTGTGGGGACCGTCGGCACGGTCAAGGCGATGTATCTCGACCAGGTGCGCGAAACCGGCGCCGACATCATCCTCGGCAATACCTATCACCTGATGCTGCGCCCCAGCGCCGAGCGCGTCGCCCGCCTCGGTGGCCTGCACAAGCTGATCCGCTGGGAGCACCCGATCCTGACGGATTCCGGCGGCTTCCAGGTCATGTCGCTCTCCGGTCTGCGCAAGCTCGACGAGCAGGGCGTCACCTTCAAGTCGCATGTCGACGGCAGCCTGCACCATATGTCGCCGGAGCGTTCCATCGAAATCCAGGGCCTTCTCGGCTCCGACATCCAGATGCAGCTCGACGAATGCGTGGCACTGCCGGCTGAGCCGCGGGAGATTGAGCGCGCCATGGAAATGTCGCTGCGTTGGGCCGAGCGCTGCCGGGTCGCCTTCGGCGAGCAGCCTGGCAAGGCGATGTTCGGCATCGTCCAGGGAGGCGATATTCCCGCTTTGCGCGTTCGTTCGGCGCAGGCGCTGAGCGAGCTCGACCTCAAGGGTTATGCCATCGGCGGCCTTGCCGTCGGCGAGCCGCAGGATGTCATGCTGCAGATGCTGGACACGACACTGCCGGTGCTCCCCGGGGAAAAGCCGCGTTACCTCATGGGCGTCGGCACGCCGGATGATATCCTGAAATCGGTTGCCCGCGGCATCGACATGTTCGACTGCGTCATGCCGACCCGTTCCGGCCGCCACGGCCTGGCCTTTACCCGCCGCGGCAAGGTCAATATCCGCAATGCCCGTCATGCCGAGGATATGCGCCCGCTCGACGATCAGTCGAACTGCCCGGCCTCGCGCGATTATTCACGCGCCTATCTGCACCATCTCGTCCGCTCCAACGAAGCACTCGGCGGCATGTTGCTCTCCTGGAACAATCTCGCCTATTACCAGGAACTGATGCAGGGCATCCGCAAGGCGATCGCCGAAGGCCGCTTCGCCGATTTCATGGCGGAGACGATGGAGGAATGGGCAAGAGGCGATCTCGACCCGGTCTAA
- a CDS encoding peptidylprolyl isomerase, producing the protein MKLFYLAFAGVLYLASFAGDAFAQSADHYLTIQLKNGPVVIQLMPEVAPKHVAQIEALAKKGEYDNVAFHRVIDGFMAQTGDVKYGNMEKGFDASLAGTGSSDMPDIPAEFSKTPFVRGTVGMARSQDPNSANSQFFIMFADGSFLNGQYTVVGKVVSGMENVDKIKRGEGQNGEVKSPDRMIKVTLGKK; encoded by the coding sequence ATGAAACTCTTTTATCTCGCATTTGCCGGCGTGTTGTATCTCGCCTCCTTCGCGGGGGATGCCTTCGCCCAGTCAGCCGATCATTATCTCACCATCCAGTTGAAGAACGGCCCCGTCGTCATCCAACTGATGCCTGAGGTTGCGCCGAAGCATGTCGCCCAGATCGAGGCGCTGGCCAAGAAGGGCGAATACGACAACGTCGCCTTCCACCGCGTCATCGACGGCTTCATGGCCCAGACCGGCGACGTCAAATACGGCAATATGGAAAAGGGTTTCGATGCGAGCCTCGCCGGCACCGGCTCCTCCGACATGCCGGATATTCCGGCCGAGTTCTCCAAGACCCCGTTCGTGCGCGGCACGGTCGGCATGGCCCGCTCGCAGGATCCGAATTCCGCCAATTCGCAGTTCTTCATCATGTTCGCCGATGGCTCCTTCCTCAACGGCCAGTACACCGTTGTCGGCAAGGTCGTTTCCGGCATGGAGAATGTCGACAAGATCAAGCGCGGCGAAGGCCAGAACGGCGAAGTCAAAAGTCCCGACCGGATGATCAAGGTCACCCTGGGCAAGAAGTAA
- a CDS encoding DUF4864 domain-containing protein, which produces MRAFFAVVILCAASLFSTVSARAEDPIDTTRTMIEEQITAFLKDDAETAYSFAAPGIRAMYPDKNLFFAMVKKSYEPVYHPGNYAFGRSRSIDNGALIYHEVLISGRDGKDWTAIYQITRQPDGSYRINGVQIMPDADSKGI; this is translated from the coding sequence ATGCGCGCCTTCTTCGCAGTTGTCATTCTGTGTGCCGCGTCCCTCTTCTCCACCGTATCGGCTCGCGCCGAAGACCCGATCGACACGACGCGGACGATGATCGAGGAACAGATCACGGCCTTCCTCAAGGACGACGCCGAAACCGCCTATTCCTTCGCCGCTCCCGGCATCAGGGCGATGTATCCCGACAAGAACCTGTTCTTCGCCATGGTGAAAAAGAGTTACGAGCCGGTCTATCATCCAGGCAACTACGCCTTCGGCCGCAGCCGCTCGATCGACAACGGCGCACTGATCTATCACGAAGTGCTGATCTCGGGCCGCGATGGCAAGGACTGGACGGCGATCTACCAGATTACCCGCCAGCCGGACGGCAGCTACAGGATCAACGGCGTGCAGATCATGCCGGATGCCGACAGCAAAGGGATCTGA
- the gyrA gene encoding DNA gyrase subunit A, with protein sequence MTEQTPPGGGKLPPGIEPISIMEEMQRSYLDYAMSVIVSRALPDVRDGLKPVHRRILYGMSELGIDWNKKYVKCARVTGDVMGKYHPHGNSAIYDALARMAQPWSLRLPLIDGQGNFGSVDGDPPAAERYTECRLEKAAHSLLDDLDKETVDFRDNYDGTLSEPVVVPAKFPNLLVNGAGGIAVGMATNIPPHNLSEVIDGCIALINDPAIELPDLMQIIPGPDFPTGAKILGRAGIRSAYETGRGSVIMRGVAAIEPMRGDREQIIITEIPYQVNKATMIEKMAELVRDKRIEGISDLRDESDRQGYRVVVELKRDANAEVILNQLYRYTPLQTSFGCNMVALNGGKPEQLTLLDMLRAFVSFREEVVSRRTKFLLRKARDRAHVLVGLAIAVANIDEVIRVIRQAPDPQSAREELMTRRWPAEDVESLIRLIDDPRHRINEDLTYNLSEEQARAILELRLARLTALGRDEIGDELNKIGEEIKDYLDILSSRVRIQTIVKDELIAVRDEFGTPRRTEIVDGGLEMDDEDLIAREDMVVTVSHLGYIKRVPLTTYRAQRRGGKGRSGMTTRDEDFVSRLFVVNTHTPVLFFSSRGIVYKEKVWRLPIGTPTSRGKALINMLPLAPGERITTILPLPEDEESWDNLDVMFSTTRGTVRRNKLSDFVQVNRNGKIAMKLEEEGDEILSVETCTESDDVLLTTALGQCIRFSVDDVRVFAGRNSIGVRGISLAGGDRIISMTIVRHVNAEPWERAAYLKRAANDRRLTTGEAEEIALVGEEVTEEGQLSDERYEELKQLEQFVLTVSEKGFGKRSSSYDFRISGRGGKGIRATDTSKTGEIGELVAAFPVDDGDQIMLVSDGGQLIRVPVGGIRIASRATKGVTIFSTAKDEKVVSVERISEPEEDETEEAVEVAEGGAPATDEGAAGEAPIADGDPAGPAEE encoded by the coding sequence TTGACTGAGCAAACACCCCCCGGCGGCGGGAAGCTCCCGCCAGGCATCGAGCCCATCTCCATCATGGAGGAAATGCAGCGGTCGTATCTCGATTACGCTATGAGCGTCATCGTCAGCCGCGCGCTGCCCGACGTGCGCGACGGCCTGAAGCCCGTGCACCGGCGCATCCTTTACGGCATGTCCGAGCTCGGCATCGACTGGAACAAGAAATACGTCAAATGCGCCCGCGTCACCGGTGACGTGATGGGTAAATACCATCCGCACGGCAATTCAGCGATCTATGATGCGCTGGCCCGCATGGCCCAGCCCTGGTCGCTGCGTCTGCCGCTGATCGACGGCCAGGGCAATTTCGGCTCGGTCGACGGTGATCCGCCGGCGGCCGAACGTTACACCGAATGCCGCCTCGAAAAGGCTGCCCATTCGCTGCTCGACGATCTCGATAAGGAAACCGTCGATTTCCGCGACAACTACGACGGCACGCTCTCCGAGCCGGTCGTGGTGCCGGCCAAATTCCCGAACCTGCTCGTCAACGGCGCCGGCGGCATCGCCGTCGGCATGGCGACCAATATTCCGCCGCATAACCTGTCAGAAGTCATCGACGGCTGCATCGCGCTGATCAACGATCCGGCGATCGAACTGCCGGACCTGATGCAGATCATTCCCGGCCCCGACTTCCCGACGGGTGCAAAGATCCTCGGCCGTGCCGGCATTCGCTCGGCCTATGAGACCGGCCGCGGTTCGGTCATCATGCGTGGTGTCGCGGCCATCGAGCCGATGCGCGGCGACCGCGAGCAGATCATCATCACCGAAATTCCCTACCAGGTGAACAAGGCGACGATGATCGAGAAGATGGCCGAACTGGTGCGCGACAAGCGCATCGAAGGCATCTCCGACCTGCGCGATGAATCCGACCGCCAGGGTTATCGTGTCGTCGTCGAATTGAAGCGCGACGCCAATGCCGAGGTCATTCTCAACCAGCTTTATCGCTATACGCCGCTGCAAACGTCCTTCGGCTGCAACATGGTGGCGCTGAACGGCGGCAAGCCGGAGCAGCTGACCCTGCTCGACATGCTGCGCGCCTTCGTCTCCTTCCGCGAGGAGGTCGTTAGCCGGAGAACGAAATTCCTGCTGCGCAAGGCGCGTGACCGCGCTCATGTGTTGGTCGGTCTCGCCATTGCCGTCGCCAATATCGATGAAGTCATCCGCGTCATCCGTCAGGCGCCCGATCCGCAGTCGGCCCGCGAAGAGCTGATGACCCGCCGCTGGCCGGCCGAAGATGTCGAAAGCCTGATCCGTCTGATCGACGATCCGCGCCATCGCATCAATGAGGACCTGACCTACAACCTTTCCGAAGAGCAGGCCCGCGCCATCCTCGAACTGCGCCTTGCCCGCCTGACGGCGCTTGGCCGCGACGAAATCGGCGACGAACTCAACAAGATCGGCGAGGAAATCAAGGATTACCTCGATATTCTCTCCTCACGCGTCCGCATTCAGACCATCGTCAAGGATGAGCTCATCGCCGTTCGCGACGAATTCGGCACGCCGCGCCGCACCGAGATCGTCGATGGCGGCCTCGAAATGGACGACGAGGATCTGATCGCCCGCGAGGACATGGTCGTTACCGTCTCGCATCTTGGCTATATCAAGCGCGTGCCGCTGACCACCTACCGCGCCCAGCGCCGCGGCGGCAAGGGTCGCTCCGGCATGACCACTCGCGACGAGGATTTTGTTAGCCGGCTATTCGTTGTTAATACCCATACGCCGGTCCTGTTCTTCTCCTCGCGCGGCATCGTCTACAAGGAAAAGGTCTGGCGCCTGCCGATCGGCACGCCGACGTCGCGCGGCAAGGCGCTGATCAACATGCTGCCGCTCGCTCCAGGCGAGCGCATCACCACAATCCTGCCCTTGCCCGAGGACGAGGAGAGCTGGGACAATCTCGACGTCATGTTCTCGACAACGCGTGGCACGGTTCGCCGCAACAAACTGTCGGACTTCGTCCAGGTCAACCGCAACGGCAAGATCGCCATGAAGCTCGAGGAGGAGGGCGACGAAATCCTCTCCGTCGAGACCTGCACGGAAAGTGACGACGTGCTGCTGACGACGGCGCTCGGCCAGTGCATCCGCTTCTCCGTCGACGACGTCCGCGTCTTTGCCGGCCGCAACTCGATCGGCGTGCGCGGCATCAGCCTTGCCGGCGGCGACCGCATCATCTCGATGACCATCGTGCGCCATGTCAACGCCGAGCCATGGGAACGCGCCGCCTATCTGAAGCGCGCCGCCAACGACCGCCGCCTGACGACGGGTGAGGCCGAGGAGATCGCGCTGGTCGGCGAGGAGGTCACCGAAGAGGGACAGCTCTCCGACGAGCGTTACGAGGAGTTGAAGCAGCTCGAGCAGTTCGTGCTCACTGTTTCCGAGAAAGGCTTCGGCAAACGTTCCTCCTCCTATGACTTCCGCATCTCCGGCCGCGGCGGCAAGGGCATCCGCGCCACCGACACGTCGAAGACAGGCGAGATCGGCGAACTGGTTGCGGCCTTCCCAGTCGATGACGGTGACCAGATCATGCTGGTTTCCGATGGCGGCCAGCTGATCCGCGTGCCGGTCGGCGGCATCCGCATCGCCAGCCGCGCCACCAAGGGCGTCACCATCTTCTCGACGGCTAAGGACGAAAAGGTCGTCTCGGTCGAGCGCATCAGCGAGCCTGAGGAGGATGAGACGGAGGAGGCTGTCGAGGTTGCCGAAGGCGGCGCCCCTGCGACCGACGAAGGTGCTGCCGGTGAGGCGCCGATTGCCGATGGTGATCCGGCCGGGCCGGCCGAGGAATGA
- a CDS encoding peptidylprolyl isomerase has protein sequence MAEIKDPENTIILETTKGKVVIQLLPQVAPEHVARIKELAREKAYDGVVFHRVIQDFMAQTGDVEFGKKGSETFNPGRAGMGGSSKPDLKAEFSATTHTRGTCSMARSQNPNSANSQFFICFTDAPWLNKQYSVWGQVIEGMDNVDKIKRGEPVSDPDSIVSMRVAADV, from the coding sequence ATGGCCGAGATCAAGGATCCCGAAAACACGATCATTCTGGAAACCACCAAGGGCAAGGTTGTCATTCAGCTTTTGCCGCAGGTCGCCCCGGAGCATGTCGCCCGCATCAAGGAACTCGCCCGCGAAAAGGCCTATGACGGCGTCGTCTTCCACCGCGTCATCCAGGATTTCATGGCGCAGACGGGCGATGTCGAATTCGGCAAGAAGGGTTCGGAAACCTTCAATCCCGGCCGTGCCGGCATGGGCGGCTCCTCCAAGCCGGATCTGAAGGCTGAATTCTCCGCCACCACGCATACGCGCGGCACCTGCTCGATGGCCCGTTCGCAGAACCCGAACTCGGCCAATTCGCAGTTCTTCATCTGCTTCACCGACGCGCCCTGGCTGAACAAGCAGTATTCCGTCTGGGGCCAGGTCATCGAAGGCATGGACAACGTCGACAAGATCAAGCGCGGCGAGCCGGTTTCCGATCCGGACTCGATCGTCTCGATGCGGGTTGCCGCCGACGTCTGA
- the coaD gene encoding pantetheine-phosphate adenylyltransferase codes for MTTAFYPGSFDPITNGHVDVLVQALNVAEKVIVAIGIHPGKTPLFSFEERAELIRLSLAEVLPGKTGDIDVVAFDNLVVDAARSHGATLLIRGLRDGTDLDYEMQMAGMNRTMAPDIQTIFLPAGTASRPITATLVRQIAAMGGDVSAFVPAAVLQALTSKRPD; via the coding sequence ATGACGACAGCTTTTTACCCCGGGTCCTTCGACCCGATCACCAACGGGCATGTGGATGTTCTGGTCCAGGCGCTGAACGTCGCCGAAAAGGTGATCGTCGCGATCGGCATCCATCCCGGCAAGACGCCGCTCTTTTCCTTCGAGGAGAGAGCCGAGCTGATCCGCCTTTCGCTAGCTGAAGTGCTGCCCGGCAAGACCGGCGACATCGACGTCGTCGCCTTTGACAATCTGGTCGTCGATGCCGCCCGCAGCCATGGCGCCACGCTTTTGATCCGCGGTCTTCGCGACGGCACCGATCTTGATTACGAAATGCAGATGGCCGGCATGAACCGGACGATGGCGCCTGATATCCAGACCATCTTTTTGCCGGCGGGCACGGCCTCGCGGCCCATTACCGCCACATTGGTCCGCCAGATCGCCGCCATGGGCGGCGATGTCAGCGCCTTCGTGCCGGCCGCCGTCTTGCAAGCCCTCACATCCAAGCGCCCAGACTGA